Proteins encoded by one window of Rhodamnia argentea isolate NSW1041297 chromosome 6, ASM2092103v1, whole genome shotgun sequence:
- the LOC115754362 gene encoding DNA-directed RNA polymerase III subunit RPC8 isoform X1, whose translation MFNLSLIEHTFRLPPHLLSLSLDKAIRHELEKLFLDKVIANLGLCVSVYDIRRIDGGFIFPGDGAPTYTVECRLLVFRPFVGEIIDAKLKEFDKDGLRLSMGFFDDIYIPFHLLPHPSRFEPDLENGNRFRWIWEYREANGENEADQASGTVYPIDEIGETIRFRVQSVNYPSIPLEQPKDSKPFAPMVITGSLDNDGLGPISWWE comes from the exons ATGTTCAATCTTAGCCTAATTGAGCACACATTTCGGTTACCTCCTCATCTGCTCAGCCTATCCCTAGATAAAGCTATTAGACATGAGCTTGAGAAACTTTTCTTAGATAAG GTTATTGCAAATTTGGGCCTTTGCGTTTCTGTCTATGATATCAGAAGAATTGATGGTGGCTTTATCTTTCCAGGAGATGGTGCACCTACTTACACG GTGGAATGCAGACTGCTGGTGTTCCGTCCATTCGTTGGGGAAATAATTGATGCAAAACTCAAAGAATTTGATAAAGATGGTTTGCGCT TATCTATGGGATTTTTTGATGACATTTACATACCCTTTCATCTCTTGCCACATCCATCCCGTTTTGAGCCTGACTTAGAAAATGG GAATCGGTTTAGATGGATCTGGGAGTATCGTGAGGCAAATGGGGAGAACGAAGCTGATCAGGCATCAGGCACAGTTTATCCTATTGATGAGATTGGCGAG ACTATCAGATTCAGAGTTCAGAGTGTAAATTATCCTTCAATTCCACTGGAGCAACCAAAAGATTCTAAGCCATTTGCTCCTATGGTGATTACT GGATCGCTTGATAATGATGGTTTGGGTCCAATTTCATGGTGGGAATGA
- the LOC115754362 gene encoding DNA-directed RNA polymerase III subunit rpc8 isoform X3 produces MISEELMVALSFQEMVHLLTRRAGCVPNSLFGTKCKMGRLVECRLLVFRPFVGEIIDAKLKEFDKDGLRLSMGFFDDIYIPFHLLPHPSRFEPDLENGNRFRWIWEYREANGENEADQASGTVYPIDEIGETIRFRVQSVNYPSIPLEQPKDSKPFAPMVITGSLDNDGLGPISWWE; encoded by the exons ATGATATCAGAAGAATTGATGGTGGCTTTATCTTTCCAGGAGATGGTGCACCTACTTACACG TAGAGCTGGTTGTGTACCTAACAGCCTGTTCGGAACGAAGTGCAAAATGGGCAGGCTG GTGGAATGCAGACTGCTGGTGTTCCGTCCATTCGTTGGGGAAATAATTGATGCAAAACTCAAAGAATTTGATAAAGATGGTTTGCGCT TATCTATGGGATTTTTTGATGACATTTACATACCCTTTCATCTCTTGCCACATCCATCCCGTTTTGAGCCTGACTTAGAAAATGG GAATCGGTTTAGATGGATCTGGGAGTATCGTGAGGCAAATGGGGAGAACGAAGCTGATCAGGCATCAGGCACAGTTTATCCTATTGATGAGATTGGCGAG ACTATCAGATTCAGAGTTCAGAGTGTAAATTATCCTTCAATTCCACTGGAGCAACCAAAAGATTCTAAGCCATTTGCTCCTATGGTGATTACT GGATCGCTTGATAATGATGGTTTGGGTCCAATTTCATGGTGGGAATGA
- the LOC115754362 gene encoding DNA-directed RNA polymerase III subunit RPC8 isoform X2 has translation MLLILIMKVIANLGLCVSVYDIRRIDGGFIFPGDGAPTYTVECRLLVFRPFVGEIIDAKLKEFDKDGLRLSMGFFDDIYIPFHLLPHPSRFEPDLENGNRFRWIWEYREANGENEADQASGTVYPIDEIGETIRFRVQSVNYPSIPLEQPKDSKPFAPMVITGSLDNDGLGPISWWE, from the exons ATGCTGCTCATCCTTATAATGAAGGTTATTGCAAATTTGGGCCTTTGCGTTTCTGTCTATGATATCAGAAGAATTGATGGTGGCTTTATCTTTCCAGGAGATGGTGCACCTACTTACACG GTGGAATGCAGACTGCTGGTGTTCCGTCCATTCGTTGGGGAAATAATTGATGCAAAACTCAAAGAATTTGATAAAGATGGTTTGCGCT TATCTATGGGATTTTTTGATGACATTTACATACCCTTTCATCTCTTGCCACATCCATCCCGTTTTGAGCCTGACTTAGAAAATGG GAATCGGTTTAGATGGATCTGGGAGTATCGTGAGGCAAATGGGGAGAACGAAGCTGATCAGGCATCAGGCACAGTTTATCCTATTGATGAGATTGGCGAG ACTATCAGATTCAGAGTTCAGAGTGTAAATTATCCTTCAATTCCACTGGAGCAACCAAAAGATTCTAAGCCATTTGCTCCTATGGTGATTACT GGATCGCTTGATAATGATGGTTTGGGTCCAATTTCATGGTGGGAATGA